Proteins found in one Equus przewalskii isolate Varuska chromosome 20, EquPr2, whole genome shotgun sequence genomic segment:
- the LOC139077848 gene encoding spermatogenesis-associated protein 31E1-like has translation MQNPLMFLKSLFATWPSSSSTSWVIGTILPFLCGLGLFLLRLPSLQRNPSSRPPCERRNIRKRQVEPRGKSSRSRKKRGALKAPRAAGKGLAEVRGQVSLSHSSPGRLSSKGCSHRSSCQGYPGEASNTAYARAQQPRGKPVAGATLTMTPAHSLGPLTHTPIPLASTLPAEPPADLTRIPPDTTAMSTAPAHSSWPFPNSGHGRMSWRVEFLSQWHMIKVLFFPGSAHLQSQQGHLSCHRPVASFRGGPTHREGETESPSLANPDAPKLLKMEIRKRTQTKAWEKEEQDAPGSPQMLEAPSITSGLNVRWRPPFPSLESAELNASEAQPLALPRSTFPSSATRDSGTRLKADSAEFSGKPLEPHPGEKHKTLTTKASVPRLAPPLPSTSPVSEENQKAPGGTLPGNGCGPSEASLMGQQGRPPSPSFAFSLSDRNGQSGTVVGAEQGRLHLSPGSAMARNEPLKESGGGASPEPCRGVATLEGESGSQSWSQVGGTGDALGTKPLQALPEKEEVFHVSPLRKMLRRLLPCLRPNKEEAPEEPLAKASPRQPPPRARHGSHAARRRMAGLFRRHPQYHPLSGRWETD, from the exons ATGCAGAATCCTCTCATGTTTCTGAAAAGCCTCTTTGCTACCTGGCCGAGCTCCAGTTCCACTTCCTGGGTGATTGGGACCATCCTCCCCTTCCTGTGTGGACTGGGGCTCTTCCTCCTGCGCCTTCCCTCCCTGCAGAGGAATCCATCCTCGCGACCACCTTGTGAACGCAGAAACATAAGGAAG cgTCAAGTGGAGCCCAGAGGGaagagcagcaggagcaggaagaaaaggggagctTTGAAAG CTCCCAGAGCTGCTGGGAAGGGCCTGGCAGAAGTGCGGGGCCAGGTGTCGCTTTCGCACAG CTCCCCAGGGAGGCTGTCTTCCAAGGGATGCTCCCATCGCTCATCATGTCAAGGCTACCCTGGGGAGGCGAGCAACACAGCATACGCCAGAGCCCAGCAGCCACGCGGAAAGCCTGTGGCAGGTGCTACTCTCACCATGACTCCAGCACATTCCCTGGGGCCTCTGACCCACACCCCTATACCTCTGGCCTCCACCCTGCCGGCGGAACCTCCAGCTGACTTGACCAGAATCCCACCGGACACTACTGCCATGAGCACAGCTCCAGCTCACTCCTCTTGGCCATTTCCCAACTCAGGCCACGGCCGCATGAGCTGGCGCGTCGAGTTCCTCTCGCAGTGGCACATGATCAAGGTCTTGTTCTTCCCCGGGTCAGCGCACCTCCAGTCCCAGCAAGGGCACCTGTCCTGCCACCGACCAGTGGCCTCATTCCGGGGAGGCCCCAcacacagggagggagagacggagAGCCCCTCACTTGCCAACCCTGATGCGCCAAAGCTGCTCAAGATGGAAATCAGGAAAAGAACACAGACGAAGGcctgggagaaagaagaacaagacGCCCCAGGCAGCCCTCAGATGCTCGAAGCACCCAGTATCACGTCTGGGCTGAATGTCCGCTGGCGCCCACCCTTCCCGTCCTTGGAGTCGGCTGAGCTGAACGCAAGTGAGGCTCAACCCTTGGCCCTTCCACGGTCTacttttccctcctctgccacccGTGATTCCGGCACCCGCTTGAAGGCCGACAGTGCAGAGTTCTCGGGAAAACCTCTTGAGCCCCACCCAGGAGAGAAACATAAGACTTTGACCACAAAAGCATCAGTTCCGcgcctggcccctcccctcccttcaaCTTCCCCTGTGAGTGAGGAAAACCAGAAGGCCCCGGGAGGGACCCTACCTGGCAATGGCTGTGGGCCCTCCGAGGCCTCTCTGATGGGACAGCAGGGCCGGCCGCCTTCTCCGAGCTTCGCATTCAGCCTCTCGGACAGAAATGGGCAGAGCGGGACGGTCGTGGGGGCCGAGCAAGGCCGTCTACACCTGAGTCCAGGGTCAGCAATGGCCAGGAACGAGCCTCTGAAAGAGAGTGGAGGTGGGGCGTCACCAGAGCCCTGCCGTGGGGTGGCAACACTGGAGGGCGAGTCAGGGTCCCAGTCTTGGAGCCAGGTCGGAGGAACAGGAGACGCCCTCGGGACCAAACCCCTCCAGGCCCTGCCGGAAAAAGAAGAGGTTTTTCACGTCAGCCCTCTCAGAAAAATGTTGAGAcgcctcctgccctgcctgaggCCCAACAAGGAGGAAGCACCAGAGGAGCCCCTTGCAAAGGCAAGCCCGCGTCAGCCACCGCCCAGAGCCAGGCACGGGTCACACGCAGCTCGGCGTCGGATGGCAGGGCTGTTCAGGCGCCATCCACAGTATCATCCTTTGTCTGGGCGCTGGGAGACAGACTGA